The Humulus lupulus chromosome 3, drHumLupu1.1, whole genome shotgun sequence genome window below encodes:
- the LOC133825430 gene encoding putative B3 domain-containing protein REM15, with product MAEALKRAKGFKSKDPFFMICMRPSFVGTKLNMIIPSVFEKHYLLSTSKHQDVILKVQDGRTWSVKYYFRSHGRSPKTRFEGGWKAFAEDNNLKLGDVCAFVLRKSTGIMLFEVIIFCENGVTNSPMLPELNVMTKESRSSKVESCSTMKEQVLERASCSQTKRPSFTVTMRAVYTTGRCNFCLPYKFVEKYITKKECEVRLWVSDGRSWFVQLRVRQRNVLPRAELLSHGWKVFALDNSLRAGDICTFELTNNGNEISFKVSIVKIADDACNKQANMIPQNLIAKIEQEKIKVEPSDSFMKLISEANTGNQDYKFSAGWAAFAKGNSLQPRDVCIFELMKRNQYEMKVYIFRQSGLAQE from the exons ATGGCTGAAGCCCTTAAGAGAGCTAAAGGTTTTAAATCTAAAGATCCCTTTTTCATGATTTGCATGCGACCATCATTTGTTGGAACTAAGCTTAATATG ATTATACCATCTGTCTTTGAAAAACATTACCTCCTTAGTACTAGTAAGCATCAAGATGTGATCCTTAAGGTTCAGGATGGAAGGACCTGGTCTGTGAAATACTATTTCAGATCGCATGGCAGGTCTCCAAAAACCAGATTTGAGGGTGGTTGGAAGGCATTTGCTGAAGACAATAATTTGAAATTAGGTGATGTTTGTGCCTTTGTTTTGAGAAAGAGTACGGGGATAATGTTGTTTGAAGTCATTATTTTTTGTGAAAATGGAGTAACAAATTCCCCTATGTTACCAG AACTTAATGTCATGACAAAAGAAAGTCGATCAAGTAAAGTAGAATCTTGTAGCACCATGAAGGAGCAAGTTCTTGAAAGAGCAAGTTGTTCTCAAACTAAAAGGCCATCCTTCACAGTCACTATGCGTGCAGTGTATACAACTGGCCGTTGTAATTTT TGCTTACCATACAAGTTTGTGGAGAAGTACATTACTAAGAAAGAATGTGAGGTAAGGCTTTGGGTTTCAGATGGTAGATCTTGGTTTGTCCAATTAAGGGTGAGGCAAAGAAATGTGTTACCCAGAGCTGAATTGTTAAGCCATGGCTGGAAAGTATTCGCACTGGACAATAGTCTGCGAGCGGGTGATATTTGCACATTTGAACTTACTAACAATGGCAATgaaatttcatttaaagtttccATTGTTAAGATAGCTGATGATGCATGTAACAAGCAAG CCAACATGATTCCACAGAACCTGATTGCAAAGATAGAACAAGAGAAAATTAAAGTTGAACCTTCAG ACAGCTTTATGAAGCTGATATCTGAAGCAAATACTGGTAATCAAG ATTATAAATTTTCTGCTGGGTGGGCAGCATTTGCAAAAGGGAACTCTCTTCAGCCAAGAGATGTATGCATCTTTGAGCTAATGAAGAGAAATCAATATGAGATGAAAGTTTATATATTTAGACAAAGTGGTTTGGCTCAAGAGTAG